The following are from one region of the Entelurus aequoreus isolate RoL-2023_Sb linkage group LG17, RoL_Eaeq_v1.1, whole genome shotgun sequence genome:
- the LOC133632482 gene encoding gastrula zinc finger protein XlCGF57.1-like isoform X5, whose protein sequence is MRTHTDNKHSECSTKKRGKTCLSCSVCAKSFTEKSSLTRHMRTHTDEKIFKCSVCGKSFSIKSYLTKHMRTHTGEKPYNCSVCGKSFSVKNNLTQHMRTHTGEKPFSCSVCGVSFSRNNNLTQHMTAHTGEKPFNCSVCGKSFSVKYNLTKHMRTHTGEKPFSCSVCGKSFFRKSNLTEHMKTHTGEKPFSCTVCGKSFSGKINLTEHMRTHTGEKPFSCTVCGKSFSNKSNLTKHMTTHTGEKPYSCSVCAESFTKNSRLTRHKKTHTGEKTFICSVCGKSFSQNGILTEHMRTHTGEKPYTCSVCGKSFSVKSNLTKHMRTHTGEKTFICSVCGKSFSQNSILTEHVRTHTGEKPYTCSVCGKSFSVKSNLTKHMRTHTGEKPFNCSVCGKSFSRNSCLTRHMRTHSGEKTCNCSVCGKSFSQNSYWTKHMRTHTGEKPFNCSVCGNSFSQNSSLTQHMRTHTGEKTCNCSVCGKSFSVKSNLTEHMRTHTGEKPFNCSFCGKSFSVKSNLTEHMRTHTGEKPFNCSVCGKSFSVKSNLTQHMRTHTGLKPLNCSVCGTSFSNNGSLWRHMRTHAGEKTFSCSVCCKRFQHKADAVKHLRTHKGK, encoded by the exons atgaggactcacactgacaacaaacactctgaatgctctacaaagaagagaggtaaaacatgtttgagctgctcagtttgtgctaaaagttttactgaaaagagcagtttgactcgacacatgagaacacacacagatgaaaaaatatttaagtgttcagtttgtggcaaaagcttttctattAAAAGctatttgactaaacacatgagaacacacacaggtgaaaaaccatataattgttcagtgtgtggcaaaagcttttctgttaagaataatttgactcaacacatgagaacacacacaggtgaaaaaccatttagttgttcagtttgtggcgtaAGCTTTTCGCGAAATaacaatttgactcaacacatgacagcacacacaggtgaaaaaccatttaattgttcagtttgtggcaaaagcttttctgttaagtaTAATTtaactaaacacatgagaacacacacaggtgaaaaaccgtttagttgttcagtttgtggcaaaagttttTTTCGTAAGAgcaatttgactgaacacatgaaaactcacacaggtgaaaaaccatttagttgtacagtttgtggcaaaagttttTCTGGTAAGATCaacttgactgaacacatgagaacacacacaggtgaaaaaccatttagttgtaccgtttgtggcaaaagcttttctaatAAGAGcaatttgactaaacacatgacaacacacacaggtgaaaaaccatatag ctgctcagtttgtgctgaaagttttactaaaaataGCCGTCTGACTcgacacaagaaaacacacacaggagaaaaaacatttatttgttcagtttgtggcaaaagcttttctcaaaatggcattttgactgaacacatgagaacacacacaggagaaaaaccatataCGTGTTCAgtgtgtggcaaaagcttttctgttaaaagcaatttgactaaacacatgagaacacacacaggagaaaaaacatttatttgttcagtttgtggcaaaagcttttctcaaaatagcattTTGACTGAACacgtgagaacacacacaggtgaaaaaccatataCGTGTTCAgtgtgtggcaaaagcttttctgttaaaagcaatttgactaaacacatgagaacacacacaggtgaaaaaccatttaattgttcagtttgtggcaaaagcttttctcgaaatagctgtttgactcgacacatgagaacacactcaggagaaaaaacatgtaattgttcagtttgtggcaaaagcttttctcaaaatagctattggactaaacacatgagaacacacacaggtgaaaaaccatttaattgttcagtttgtggcaacagcttttctcaaaatagctctttgactcaacacatgagaacacacacaggagaaaaaacatgtaattgttcagtttgtggcaaaagcttttctgttaagagtaatttgactgaacacatgagaacgcacacaggtgaaaaaccatttaattgttcattttgtggcaaaagcttttctgttaagagtaacttgactgaacacatgagaacacacacaggtgaaaaaccatttaattgttcagtttgtggcaaaagcttttctgttaagagcaatttgactcaacacatgagaacacacactggactaAAACCAttgaattgttcagtttgtggtacaaGCTTTTCTAATAACGGCTCTTTgtggcgacacatgagaacacacgctggagaaaaaacatttagttgttcagtgtgctgtaaaaggttccaaCATAAAGCAGATGCAGTAAAACACctaagaacacacaagggaaaataa
- the LOC133632482 gene encoding zinc finger protein OZF-like isoform X3 codes for MDDYCYAKMATSAKREHERESAPPTENNLKSEDEDVQQLIGNPEVVSPQLGGSSTLKQETPQPPCIKKEEEELWITQEGECLLGREEADYTKFPLSILSVKTEDDDEKPQVDNILAPLSDSEAEDEVEVTLSSDKDCEGDRTHIDNKHSECSTKKRGKTCLSCSVCAESFTKNSRLTRHKKTHTGEKTFICSVCGKSFSQNGILTEHMRTHTGEKPYTCSVCGKSFSVKSNLTKHMRTHTGEKTFICSVCGKSFSQNSILTEHVRTHTGEKPYTCSVCGKSFSVKSNLTKHMRTHTGEKPFNCSVCGKSFSRNSCLTRHMRTHSGEKTCNCSVCGKSFSQNSYWTKHMRTHTGEKPFNCSVCGNSFSQNSSLTQHMRTHTGEKTCNCSVCGKSFSVKSNLTEHMRTHTGEKPFNCSFCGKSFSVKSNLTEHMRTHTGEKPFNCSVCGKSFSVKSNLTQHMRTHTGLKPLNCSVCGTSFSNNGSLWRHMRTHAGEKTFSCSVCCKRFQHKADAVKHLRTHKGK; via the exons atggacgactactgctatgctaagatggcgacgtccgctaaaagagaacatgaaagagaatcagcgccaccaacggagaacaatctgaaaagcgaagatgaag acgtccagcagctgatcggtaatccagaagtagtttcccctcagttaggggggagctccactttgaagcaggaaactccacaaccaccctgcattaaaaaggaagaggaggaactctggatcactcaggagggagagtgtcttctaggacgagaggaagctgattacaccaagtttccactgagtattctttctgtgaagactgaagatgatgatgagaaaccacaagtagacaacatcttagctccactatcagatagtgaggctgaagacgaggttgaagtaactttgagcagcgataaagactgtgaaggtgatagaACTCAcattgacaacaaacactctgaatgctctacaaagaagagaggtaaaacatgtttgagctgctcagtttgtgctgaaagttttactaaaaataGCCGTCTGACTcgacacaagaaaacacacacaggagaaaaaacatttatttgttcagtttgtggcaaaagcttttctcaaaatggcattttgactgaacacatgagaacacacacaggagaaaaaccatataCGTGTTCAgtgtgtggcaaaagcttttctgttaaaagcaatttgactaaacacatgagaacacacacaggagaaaaaacatttatttgttcagtttgtggcaaaagcttttctcaaaatagcattTTGACTGAACacgtgagaacacacacaggtgaaaaaccatataCGTGTTCAgtgtgtggcaaaagcttttctgttaaaagcaatttgactaaacacatgagaacacacacaggtgaaaaaccatttaattgttcagtttgtggcaaaagcttttctcgaaatagctgtttgactcgacacatgagaacacactcaggagaaaaaacatgtaattgttcagtttgtggcaaaagcttttctcaaaatagctattggactaaacacatgagaacacacacaggtgaaaaaccatttaattgttcagtttgtggcaacagcttttctcaaaatagctctttgactcaacacatgagaacacacacaggagaaaaaacatgtaattgttcagtttgtggcaaaagcttttctgttaagagtaatttgactgaacacatgagaacgcacacaggtgaaaaaccatttaattgttcattttgtggcaaaagcttttctgttaagagtaacttgactgaacacatgagaacacacacaggtgaaaaaccatttaattgttcagtttgtggcaaaagcttttctgttaagagcaatttgactcaacacatgagaacacacactggactaAAACCAttgaattgttcagtttgtggtacaaGCTTTTCTAATAACGGCTCTTTgtggcgacacatgagaacacacgctggagaaaaaacatttagttgttcagtgtgctgtaaaaggttccaaCATAAAGCAGATGCAGTAAAACACctaagaacacacaagggaaaataa
- the LOC133632482 gene encoding gastrula zinc finger protein XlCGF57.1-like isoform X2, whose translation MRTHTDVQQLISNPEEVSPQLGGSSTLKQETPQPPCIKKEEEELCITQEGECLLERKEADYTKFPLSILSVKTEDDEEKPQVDNLLASLSDIEAEDKVEEPLSSDKDCEGDMRTHIDNKHSECSTKKRGKTCLSCSVCAKSFTKKSRLTEHMRTHTGEKTFICSVCGKSFSQNSILTEHMRTHTGEKPYKCSVCGKSCSVKSNLTQHMRTHTGEKPYKCSVCGKSCSVKSNLTRHMRTHTGEKTCNCSVCGKSFSQNSSLTEHMRTHTGEKPFNCSVCGKSFSQNSSLTEHMRTHTGEKPFNCSVCGKSFSVKSHLTQHMRTHTGLRPFNCSVCGKTFPHDSSLWRHMRTHAGVKTFSCSVCGNSFSQNNYLTQHMRTHTGEKPFNCSVCGKSFSRNSHLTQHMTTHTGEKPFNCSVCGESFSQNSHLTQHMTTHTGEKPFNCSVCGKSFAVKSHLTQHMRTHTGLRPFNCSVCGKTFPFNSSLWRHMRTHAGEKPFNCSICGKNFSIKNRLTVHMRTHTGEKPFSCSVCCKRFQHKADAGKHIRSHKGK comes from the exons atgagaacacacacag acgtccagcagctgatcagtaatccagaagaagtttcccctcagttaggggggagctccactttgaagcaggagactccacaaccaccctgcattaaaaaggaagaggaggaactctgcatcactcaggagggagagtgtcttctagaacgaaaggaagctgattacaccaagtttccactgagtattctctctgtgaagactgaagatgatgaagagaaaccacaagtagacaacctcttagcttcTCTATCAGATATTGAGGCTGAAGacaaggttgaagaacctttgagcagtgataaagactgtgaaggtgatatgaggactcacattgacaacaaacactctgaatgctctacaaagaagagaggtaaaacatgtttgagctgctcagtttgtgctaaaagttttactaaaaagagccgtttgactgaacacatgagaacacacacaggagaaaaaacatttatttgttcagtttgtggcaaaagcttttctcaaaatagcattttgaccgaacacatgagaacacacacaggagaaaaaccatataAGTGTTCAGTGTGTGGCAAAAGCTGTTCTGTTAAaagcaatttgactcaacacatgagaacacacacaggagaaaaaccatataAGTGTTCAGTGTGTGGCAAAAGCTGTTCTGTTAAAAGCAATTTGACTcgtcacatgagaacacacacaggagaaaaaacatgtaattgttcagtttgtggcaaaagcttttctcaaaatagctctttgactgaacacatgagaacacacacaggagaaaaaccatttaattgttcagtttgtggcaaaagcttttctcaaaatagctctttgactgaacacatgcgaacacacacaggagaaaaaccatttaattgttcagtttgtggcaaaagcttttctgttaagagccatttgactcaacacatgagaacacacactggactaagaccatttaattgttcagtttgtggtaaaacctTTCCTCATGACAGTTCTTTgtggcgacacatgagaacacacgctggagtaaaaacatttagttgttcagtttgtggcaacagcttttctcaaaataactatttgactcaacacatgagaacacacacaggggaaaaaccatttaattgttcagtttgtggcaaaagcttttctcgaaatagccatttgactcaacacatgacaacacacacaggtgaaaaaccatttaattgttcagtttgtggcgaaagcttttctcaaaatagccatttgactcaacacatgacaacacacacaggtgaaaaaccatttaattgttcagtttgtggcaaaagctttgctgttaagagccatttgactcaacacatgagaacacacactggactaagaccatttaattgttcagtttgtggtaaaacctttccttttaacagctctttgtggcgacacatgagaacacacgctggagaaaaGCCATTTAACTGTTCAATTTGTGGTAAAAACTTTTCTATTAAGAATCGTTTGactgtacacatgagaacacacacaggtgaaaaaccatttagttgttcagtgtgctgtaaaaggttccaaCATAAAGCAGATGCAGGAAAACACATAAGatcacacaagggaaaataa
- the LOC133632482 gene encoding zinc finger protein 135-like isoform X4, whose translation MRTHIDNKHSECSTKKRGKTCLSCSVCAKSFTKKSRLTEHMRTHTGEKTFICSVCGKSFSQNSILTEHMRTHTGEKPYKCSVCGKSCSVKSNLTQHMRTHTGEKPYKCSVCGKSCSVKSNLTRHMRTHTGEKTCNCSVCGKSFSQNSSLTEHMRTHTGEKPFNCSVCGKSFSQNSSLTEHMRTHTGEKPFNCSVCGKSFSVKSHLTQHMRTHTGLRPFNCSVCGKTFPHDSSLWRHMRTHAGVKTFSCSVCGNSFSQNNYLTQHMRTHTGEKPFNCSVCGKSFSRNSHLTQHMTTHTGEKPFNCSVCGESFSQNSHLTQHMTTHTGEKPFNCSVCGKSFAVKSHLTQHMRTHTGLRPFNCSVCGKTFPFNSSLWRHMRTHAGEKPFNCSICGKNFSIKNRLTVHMRTHTGEKPFSCSVCCKRFQHKADAGKHIRSHKGK comes from the coding sequence atgaggactcacattgacaacaaacactctgaatgctctacaaagaagagaggtaaaacatgtttgagctgctcagtttgtgctaaaagttttactaaaaagagccgtttgactgaacacatgagaacacacacaggagaaaaaacatttatttgttcagtttgtggcaaaagcttttctcaaaatagcattttgaccgaacacatgagaacacacacaggagaaaaaccatataAGTGTTCAGTGTGTGGCAAAAGCTGTTCTGTTAAaagcaatttgactcaacacatgagaacacacacaggagaaaaaccatataAGTGTTCAGTGTGTGGCAAAAGCTGTTCTGTTAAAAGCAATTTGACTcgtcacatgagaacacacacaggagaaaaaacatgtaattgttcagtttgtggcaaaagcttttctcaaaatagctctttgactgaacacatgagaacacacacaggagaaaaaccatttaattgttcagtttgtggcaaaagcttttctcaaaatagctctttgactgaacacatgcgaacacacacaggagaaaaaccatttaattgttcagtttgtggcaaaagcttttctgttaagagccatttgactcaacacatgagaacacacactggactaagaccatttaattgttcagtttgtggtaaaacctTTCCTCATGACAGTTCTTTgtggcgacacatgagaacacacgctggagtaaaaacatttagttgttcagtttgtggcaacagcttttctcaaaataactatttgactcaacacatgagaacacacacaggggaaaaaccatttaattgttcagtttgtggcaaaagcttttctcgaaatagccatttgactcaacacatgacaacacacacaggtgaaaaaccatttaattgttcagtttgtggcgaaagcttttctcaaaatagccatttgactcaacacatgacaacacacacaggtgaaaaaccatttaattgttcagtttgtggcaaaagctttgctgttaagagccatttgactcaacacatgagaacacacactggactaagaccatttaattgttcagtttgtggtaaaacctttccttttaacagctctttgtggcgacacatgagaacacacgctggagaaaaGCCATTTAACTGTTCAATTTGTGGTAAAAACTTTTCTATTAAGAATCGTTTGactgtacacatgagaacacacacaggtgaaaaaccatttagttgttcagtgtgctgtaaaaggttccaaCATAAAGCAGATGCAGGAAAACACATAAGatcacacaagggaaaataa
- the LOC133632482 gene encoding gastrula zinc finger protein XlCGF57.1-like isoform X1, which yields MDDYCYAKMATSAKREHERESAPPTENNLKSEDEDVQQLISNPEEVSPQLGGSSTLKQETPQPPCIKKEEEELCITQEGECLLERKEADYTKFPLSILSVKTEDDEEKPQVDNLLASLSDIEAEDKVEEPLSSDKDCEGDMRTHIDNKHSECSTKKRGKTCLSCSVCAKSFTKKSRLTEHMRTHTGEKTFICSVCGKSFSQNSILTEHMRTHTGEKPYKCSVCGKSCSVKSNLTQHMRTHTGEKPYKCSVCGKSCSVKSNLTRHMRTHTGEKTCNCSVCGKSFSQNSSLTEHMRTHTGEKPFNCSVCGKSFSQNSSLTEHMRTHTGEKPFNCSVCGKSFSVKSHLTQHMRTHTGLRPFNCSVCGKTFPHDSSLWRHMRTHAGVKTFSCSVCGNSFSQNNYLTQHMRTHTGEKPFNCSVCGKSFSRNSHLTQHMTTHTGEKPFNCSVCGESFSQNSHLTQHMTTHTGEKPFNCSVCGKSFAVKSHLTQHMRTHTGLRPFNCSVCGKTFPFNSSLWRHMRTHAGEKPFNCSICGKNFSIKNRLTVHMRTHTGEKPFSCSVCCKRFQHKADAGKHIRSHKGK from the coding sequence acgtccagcagctgatcagtaatccagaagaagtttcccctcagttaggggggagctccactttgaagcaggagactccacaaccaccctgcattaaaaaggaagaggaggaactctgcatcactcaggagggagagtgtcttctagaacgaaaggaagctgattacaccaagtttccactgagtattctctctgtgaagactgaagatgatgaagagaaaccacaagtagacaacctcttagcttcTCTATCAGATATTGAGGCTGAAGacaaggttgaagaacctttgagcagtgataaagactgtgaaggtgatatgaggactcacattgacaacaaacactctgaatgctctacaaagaagagaggtaaaacatgtttgagctgctcagtttgtgctaaaagttttactaaaaagagccgtttgactgaacacatgagaacacacacaggagaaaaaacatttatttgttcagtttgtggcaaaagcttttctcaaaatagcattttgaccgaacacatgagaacacacacaggagaaaaaccatataAGTGTTCAGTGTGTGGCAAAAGCTGTTCTGTTAAaagcaatttgactcaacacatgagaacacacacaggagaaaaaccatataAGTGTTCAGTGTGTGGCAAAAGCTGTTCTGTTAAAAGCAATTTGACTcgtcacatgagaacacacacaggagaaaaaacatgtaattgttcagtttgtggcaaaagcttttctcaaaatagctctttgactgaacacatgagaacacacacaggagaaaaaccatttaattgttcagtttgtggcaaaagcttttctcaaaatagctctttgactgaacacatgcgaacacacacaggagaaaaaccatttaattgttcagtttgtggcaaaagcttttctgttaagagccatttgactcaacacatgagaacacacactggactaagaccatttaattgttcagtttgtggtaaaacctTTCCTCATGACAGTTCTTTgtggcgacacatgagaacacacgctggagtaaaaacatttagttgttcagtttgtggcaacagcttttctcaaaataactatttgactcaacacatgagaacacacacaggggaaaaaccatttaattgttcagtttgtggcaaaagcttttctcgaaatagccatttgactcaacacatgacaacacacacaggtgaaaaaccatttaattgttcagtttgtggcgaaagcttttctcaaaatagccatttgactcaacacatgacaacacacacaggtgaaaaaccatttaattgttcagtttgtggcaaaagctttgctgttaagagccatttgactcaacacatgagaacacacactggactaagaccatttaattgttcagtttgtggtaaaacctttccttttaacagctctttgtggcgacacatgagaacacacgctggagaaaaGCCATTTAACTGTTCAATTTGTGGTAAAAACTTTTCTATTAAGAATCGTTTGactgtacacatgagaacacacacaggtgaaaaaccatttagttgttcagtgtgctgtaaaaggttccaaCATAAAGCAGATGCAGGAAAACACATAAGatcacacaagggaaaataa